The following proteins are encoded in a genomic region of Populus nigra chromosome 16, ddPopNigr1.1, whole genome shotgun sequence:
- the LOC133675153 gene encoding E3 ubiquitin-protein ligase AIRP2-like — MMDYHELAAMSSYQDTLKVLEADIQHANVLAASIPRAKCGSCLQMKLVYNHLTPIFLFLLQWMDCSCTCLLSTYLNLFDVVVYKVCSDRKQKISSCRRIATIRQFYAVILPSLQRLHGDTMEPDMTREEGHCLEMIVKNRLEDRRKLSDVELLREDECGICLEPCTKMVVPSCCHAMCINCYRDWNTRSASCPFCRGSLKRVNSEDLWVLTCSIDVVDTNTVSKENIFGFYLYIKNLPKDIPDDLFLMYYEYLV; from the exons ATGATGGACTATCATGAGCTTGCTGCTATGTCATCTTACCAAGACACCCTTAAGGTTCTTGAGGCTGATATTCAGCATGCCAATGTGCT GGCAGCTTCTATTCCAAGAGCCAAATGTGGTTCCTGTCTTCAAATGAAACTGGTTTATAACCACTTAACACccatttttctgtttttacttCAATGGATGGATTGCTCATGTACATGTCTACTTTCAACTTATTTGAACCTTTTTGACGTTGTTGTATACAAG GTATGTTCAGACAGGAAGCAGAAGATTTCTTCATGCAGACGGATAGCAACCATCCGGCAATTCTATG CTGTTATATTACCATCACTTCAGCGTCTTCATGGTGATACAATGGAACCAGATATGACTCGGGAAGAAGGTCACTGTTTGGAAATGATCGTGAAGAATAGACTGGAAGATAGGAGGAAGCTTTCAGATGTGGAATTGCTGAGGGAAGACGAATGTGGGATCTGCTTGGAACCTTGCACTAAAATGGTTGTGCCCAGCTGCTGCCATGCAATGTGCATCAACTGCTACCGTGACTG GAACACAAGGTCAGCATCTTGCCCATTTTGCCGAGGAAGTCTGAAGAGAGTGAATTCAGAAGACTTGTGGGTTCTCACTTGCAGTATTGATGTTGTTGACACTAACACCGTgtcaaaggaaaatatatttggGTTCTATCTTTATATAAAGAACTTGCCGAAGGATATCCCGGATGATCTGTTCCTGATGTATTATGAGTACCTAGTCTAA
- the LOC133675236 gene encoding GDSL esterase/lipase At3g48460 — translation MVAPSTYFCFVVFFFCSSNFALNSAVQTTSPFKKIYAFGDSFTDTGNTRSASGPSGFGHVSSRPYGSTFFHHPTNRYSDGRLVIDFVTETLSLPYLPPYQGHKGNAPYGINFAVAGSTAINHAFFVKNNLTLDMTPQSIQTQMIWFNKFLESQGCKGAVSSSPECKAVFDDALIWVGEIGVNDYAYTVGSSVSSDTIRKLAISSVTGFLQTLLKKGVKHVVVQGLPPTGCLPLAMVLASEDDRDDLGCVKSANNQSYTHNVVYQKTVQDLRKQFPDAVIAYLDYWNAYATVMKNPKKYGFEEPFMACCGSGGPPYNFKVFSTCGTSHASACSNPSQYINWDGVHLTEAMYKTLSHMFLSGTFSHPPFGSLMDRKQHV, via the exons ATGGTTGCTCCTTCCACATATTTCTGTTttgtagttttctttttctgctcTTCGAATTTTGCTTTGAACTCTGCAGTTCAGACCACTAGTCCCTTCAAGAAAATCTATGCCTTCGGTGATTCCTTTACAGACACCGGCAACACCAGGTCTGCGTCAGGTCCTTCTGGTTTTGGCCATGTCTCAAGCCGTCCATATGGCAGCACCTTCTTTCACCACCCCACCAACCGATACTCTGATGGGCGGCTTGTGATTGACTTTGTGACTGAAACATTGTCCTTACCATACTTGCCACCCTACCAAGGCCACAAGGGCAATGCACCTTATGGGATCAACTTCGCTGTTGCTGGCTCCACAGCAATAAATCATGCTTTCTTTGTGAAGAACAACCTTACCCTTGACATGACTCCTCAATCTATTCAAACTCAAATGATTTGGTTTAACAAGTTCTTGGAGAGTCAGGGCTGTAAAGGGGCCGTGTCATCAAGCCCTGAGTGCAAGGCAGTATTTGATGATGCATTGATCTGGGTTGGTGAAATCGGAGTCAATGACTATGCATATACTGTTGGATCTTCCGTATCGAGTGACACAATTAGGAAGCTTGCGATCAGCAGCGTCACCGGATTCCTACAG ACATTGCTGAAGAAAGGTGTGAAACATGTTGTTGTTCAAGGTTTGCCTCCAACAGGATGCTTGCCATTGGCCATGGTCCTGGCTTCTGAAGACGACAGAGATGATTTAGGCTGCGTGAAGAGCGCAAACAATCAATCCTACACCCATAATGTTGTTTACCAAAAGACAGTGCAGGATCTCAGGAAACAGTTCCCTGATGCTGTAATTGCTTATCTCGACTACTGGAATGCCTACGCCACGGTTATGAAGAATCCGAAGAAGTACGGATTCGAAGAGCCATTCATGGCATGCTGTGGATCAGGAGGTCCACCCTacaattttaaagtgttttcaaCATGTGGCACATCTCATGCAAGTGCTTGCTCAAACCCTTCTCAGTACATTAACTGGGATGGAGTTCATCTCACCGAAGCCATGTATAAGACGCTCAGTCACATGTTTCTGAGTGGAACATTCAGTCATCCTCCATTTGGTTCCTTGATGGACAGGAAACAGCATGTGTGA
- the LOC133675444 gene encoding probable phosphopantothenoylcysteine decarboxylase, producing the protein MEYSEPVTAEMETAQVNAVSAAAGPRKPRILLAASGSVAAIKFGNLCHCFSEWAEVKAVATRASLHFIDRAALPKDVVLYTDEDEWSSWNKIGDTVLHIELRRWADIMVIAPLSANTLGKIAGGLCDNLLTCIVRAWDYSKPLFVAPAMNTFMWSNPFTERHLMSIDELGISLIPPVSKRLACGDYGNGAMAEPSLIYSTVRLFLESRSQAGDRRVG; encoded by the exons ATGGAATACTCGGAACCTGTGACAGCAGAGATGGAGACAGCACAAGTTAATGCTGTCTCCGCCGCCGCCGGTCCTAGGAAACCTAGGATTCTACTAGCGGCAAGTGGGAGTGTAGCTGCTATTAAATTTGGGAATCTTTGTCATTGTTTTTCTGAATGGGCTGAAGTGAAAGCGGTTGCTACTAGGGCTTCTTTGCATTTCATTGATAGAGCTGCATTGCCTAAGGATGTTGTGCTCTACACTGACGAGGATGAATGGTCGAGTTGGAATAAGATAGGAGATACTGTGCTTCATATTGAGTTAAGACGGTGGGCTGATATCATGGTTATTGCTCCTTTATCTGCTAATACGCTTGGCAAG ATTGCTGGGGGGTTGTGTGACAATCTGCTGACCTGCATTGTCCGAGCATGGGATTACAGCAAGCCACTTTTTGTTGCGCCGGCTATGAACACTTTCATGTGGAGCAACCCTTTCACAGAACGGCATCTCATGTCAATTGATGAGCTTGGAATTTCCTTGATCCCACCTGTTTCAAAGAGGCTGGCATGTGGAGATTATGGGAATGGTGCAATGGCTGAACCTTCTCTAATCTACTCAACTGTAAGACTATTCTTGGAGTCAAGGAGTCAAGCCGGTGATAGAAGAGTTGGTTAA